In a genomic window of Pedobacter sp. KBS0701:
- a CDS encoding riboflavin synthase, translated as MFTGIIETLGEVTAIKNDHTNIHFTISSAISHELKIDQSVAHNGVCLTVVALNDGTHTVTAIDETLNKTNLNGLKVGSKVNLERCMQMNARLDGHIVQGHVDQTAVCIKREELDGSWEYRFKYDASAGNVTVEKGSACVNGISLTVVNSADDEFSVFIIPYTFEHTNLQEVEVGDTVNLEFDIIGKYVARLMNR; from the coding sequence ATGTTCACAGGAATTATAGAAACACTTGGCGAGGTTACTGCCATTAAAAACGACCATACCAATATTCACTTTACCATCTCTTCTGCAATCAGCCATGAGTTGAAAATTGATCAGAGTGTAGCCCATAACGGCGTATGTTTGACGGTGGTGGCGCTGAATGATGGAACACATACCGTTACCGCTATAGATGAAACGCTAAACAAAACCAATCTCAATGGTTTAAAAGTGGGTAGTAAAGTTAACCTTGAGCGCTGCATGCAGATGAATGCCCGTTTAGATGGACATATAGTACAGGGCCACGTAGACCAGACGGCAGTTTGCATTAAACGCGAAGAACTGGATGGCAGCTGGGAATATCGCTTTAAATATGATGCCAGTGCCGGAAATGTAACTGTAGAAAAGGGTTCTGCCTGTGTAAACGGTATCAGCTTAACTGTCGTAAATTCTGCAGACGACGAGTTTTCGGTATTTATCATCCCTTATACTTTTGAACATACCAATTTACAGGAAGTTGAAGTTGGTGATACCGTAAATTTAGAATTCGATATAATCGGGAAATATGTAGCCCGACTAATGAATAGGTAA
- a CDS encoding lipopolysaccharide assembly protein LapB, whose amino-acid sequence MKNFLTLLFLFNLNLAGYAQNASAVDKEKLFDFYQTQRYADAAQYLKSIYGEEVNDFKTLSQIGYCFLMAGNNVEAEKFYSKAYTLQPQNLPILFSLGSINNKRGNTEKAKKYNGEIVQIDRNNFNVYKLLANLYPLPTDSMKLVYLLKANQINPLEGDVAADLAEVHAAYQQYEKAYDVLDIAIKGDSDNLVLQRAKLPITNQLKKYAEVISSGEKLLKDGADAGVIKDVAKAYYYTKKYQKAIDLFKLLGVAAMQNEATLYYTSLSYRALKNYPQAALYTKKTIDEAISPNTSNYY is encoded by the coding sequence ATGAAAAATTTCCTTACACTATTGTTCTTATTTAATTTAAATTTAGCCGGTTACGCACAAAATGCAAGCGCTGTAGATAAGGAAAAACTTTTCGACTTCTATCAGACCCAGCGTTATGCCGATGCTGCTCAATATTTAAAAAGCATTTATGGAGAAGAAGTAAACGATTTTAAAACCCTTAGCCAGATTGGCTATTGTTTTTTAATGGCTGGCAATAATGTAGAAGCCGAAAAATTTTACAGCAAAGCCTATACACTGCAGCCACAAAACCTCCCTATTCTCTTTAGTTTGGGCAGCATCAATAACAAAAGGGGGAATACCGAAAAGGCCAAAAAGTATAATGGGGAAATTGTGCAGATAGACCGTAATAATTTTAATGTTTACAAACTGTTAGCCAATCTTTATCCATTGCCAACAGATTCAATGAAACTCGTTTACCTGTTAAAGGCTAATCAGATTAATCCCTTGGAGGGTGATGTTGCTGCGGATCTGGCTGAGGTTCATGCTGCATATCAGCAATACGAAAAGGCTTATGATGTACTTGACATTGCCATTAAGGGAGATAGTGACAACCTGGTGCTGCAAAGAGCAAAACTCCCGATAACCAATCAGCTTAAAAAATATGCAGAGGTAATTTCCTCCGGAGAAAAATTATTGAAGGATGGTGCCGATGCTGGAGTAATAAAAGATGTAGCAAAAGCTTATTATTACACCAAAAAATATCAGAAAGCGATTGATCTTTTTAAATTGTTAGGAGTTGCAGCCATGCAGAATGAGGCTACTTTATATTATACCTCACTCAGTTACCGGGCATTAAAAAATTATCCACAGGCGGCTCTTTATACTAAGAAAACCATAGATGAAGCCATTTCGCCAAATACCTCTAATTATTACTAA
- a CDS encoding porin family protein translates to MKFLSLTVAFLLVGLFAGAQVLPSFQLGIKAGANFSKFDSENTFNSNNRTGFYGGLWARVGAAGVYFQPELYVSGKKADLVSDATGEVNKVRFTSLDVPLLVGTKFGAAGVGLRLNTGPMFSLILDENQSFGQAAGNVFRADFKNQALAWQFGAGLDLKKLSFDARYELGLSKINKAGYPGTKLNLFTVGLGYRIL, encoded by the coding sequence ATGAAATTTTTATCTTTAACCGTTGCCTTTTTGCTTGTTGGCTTATTCGCCGGCGCACAGGTACTACCGTCTTTCCAGCTGGGCATTAAAGCTGGTGCAAATTTTTCGAAATTTGATAGTGAAAACACTTTTAACAGCAATAACCGCACGGGTTTTTACGGAGGCCTTTGGGCTAGAGTAGGTGCCGCAGGCGTTTATTTTCAGCCAGAGCTTTATGTATCAGGGAAAAAAGCGGATTTAGTAAGTGATGCAACTGGAGAGGTAAATAAAGTGCGTTTTACAAGTCTTGATGTGCCACTATTGGTGGGTACAAAATTTGGTGCCGCCGGTGTCGGACTCCGTTTAAACACTGGACCAATGTTTTCATTGATATTAGATGAAAACCAAAGTTTTGGTCAGGCTGCAGGAAATGTTTTCCGTGCCGATTTTAAAAACCAGGCTTTAGCCTGGCAGTTTGGTGCAGGTTTAGACCTTAAAAAACTAAGCTTTGATGCACGTTACGAACTGGGCTTATCAAAGATCAATAAAGCAGGCTATCCTGGTACTAAGCTAAATTTATTTACCGTTGGTTTAGGTTATAGGATTCTGTAA
- a CDS encoding DUF4268 domain-containing protein, which produces MYSKEEAAHLRQQFWISFGQYMKPVPSASGSTVNWTNYKTGVKNIFFKMDVDGKKAFISIQLSHPDAEIRHLIFEQFEEFKLLFSNTVNEKWDWIKDATDDFGKTVSQISISITEVSIFNQQHWPTLISFFKPRIIALDEFWDNVKPVFEDLV; this is translated from the coding sequence ATGTATAGTAAAGAAGAAGCAGCCCATTTGCGGCAACAGTTTTGGATCAGTTTTGGGCAATATATGAAACCTGTTCCTTCAGCAAGTGGTTCAACCGTAAACTGGACGAACTACAAAACTGGAGTGAAGAACATCTTCTTTAAAATGGATGTTGATGGTAAGAAGGCATTTATCAGCATTCAACTGTCGCATCCTGATGCTGAAATCAGGCACCTCATCTTCGAGCAGTTTGAAGAATTTAAACTCCTGTTTAGCAATACTGTTAACGAAAAGTGGGACTGGATTAAAGATGCAACTGATGATTTCGGAAAAACGGTATCTCAGATTTCCATCAGCATAACCGAAGTAAGTATTTTTAATCAACAGCACTGGCCGACGTTAATTTCCTTTTTTAAACCTAGAATAATTGCCCTGGATGAATTTTGGGATAATGTAAAACCTGTTTTCGAAGATCTGGTTTAA
- a CDS encoding glycoside hydrolase family 78 protein, with amino-acid sequence MNRISCKLSAMFAIALLFLFTTNASAQKISLKDLTVEHLVNPFSIDNPKPRFSWKIVSVIKNTKQSNYEIRLGTTAKIDKVLWKTRVNNDQSVLIAYDGPQLSSKTKYYWQVRVKDNHGNASAWSPVQFFQTGLKPEDWSAKWISVSGKDTSLASPLFRKEFNLKKEVKSAMAYITAKGLYEASINGGRVSDAYFAPGWTSYKDHIQYQVYDVKQSLKKGANVIGVSLGDGWYKGRIGFSNQKQFYGDTRALLMQLEVEYTDGSKETIVTDNSWKTGYGPILASNIYDGETYDARLERSGWNNIGFKDAGWKPVQELTKGSEKLVGMSGPQVTKHETFKALKIFRTPKGETVVDFGQNLVGWVMLKAKGAAGNKITISHAEVLTKEGNFYTTNLRSARQQNNYILNGRTEQVFEPHFSFQGFRYVKIDGYPGELKLENLTAVAVYSDMKTSGKFSTSNPLLNQLQHNISWGQKGNFVDVPTDCPQRDERLGWTGDAQAFALTAAYNMDVSGFFTKWLKDVSADQLPNGSVPFVIPNVLNQNDAGSAGWADVATIVPWDMYVSYGDKGILETQYESMKKWVDYISSVAKNNLWNTGFHFGDWLFYRPNDDNDGRAAVTDKYMIAQTFYAHSTQLLINAAKVLGKTDDVKKYNALLEQIKTAYIKENMTPGGKLVSNTQTAYVLALQFDMLPENLRAKAAQRLVDNVRDYGNHLTTGFLGTPYLCHVLSRFGHEDVAYDLLLQESYPSWLYPVKMGATTIWERWDGIKQDGSFQTADMNSFNHYAYGAIGDWMYKNIGGINPVSAQPGYKNILIAPRPGGKLTNASAELETVYGTVKSSWAIADGIFKLDVTVPANASATVVLPKADKKEEIGSGNYHFEYKY; translated from the coding sequence ATGAACAGAATCTCCTGCAAGTTAAGCGCAATGTTTGCCATTGCTTTACTATTTTTATTTACAACTAATGCCTCAGCACAGAAAATCTCTTTAAAAGATTTAACTGTTGAGCATTTAGTAAATCCTTTTAGTATTGATAATCCGAAACCCAGATTTAGTTGGAAAATTGTCTCTGTCATCAAAAACACCAAACAAAGTAATTATGAAATTAGACTGGGAACTACTGCAAAAATTGATAAAGTTTTGTGGAAGACTAGGGTAAATAACGATCAATCGGTATTGATTGCTTATGATGGTCCTCAATTATCATCAAAAACTAAATATTACTGGCAGGTTAGGGTAAAAGATAATCATGGAAATGCATCTGCATGGTCGCCCGTTCAGTTTTTTCAAACAGGTTTAAAACCTGAAGACTGGAGCGCAAAGTGGATTTCGGTATCAGGAAAGGATACTTCCCTGGCCAGCCCTTTGTTCAGAAAAGAATTTAACCTTAAAAAAGAAGTAAAATCTGCAATGGCTTACATTACCGCTAAGGGCTTGTATGAAGCCAGTATCAATGGCGGGCGCGTTAGTGATGCTTATTTTGCACCAGGCTGGACAAGTTATAAAGATCATATTCAATACCAGGTTTATGATGTTAAGCAATCGCTAAAAAAAGGTGCCAACGTAATTGGCGTTTCACTAGGCGATGGCTGGTATAAAGGGCGTATCGGATTTAGTAATCAAAAACAATTTTATGGCGATACCAGGGCATTGTTAATGCAACTGGAAGTTGAATATACCGACGGAAGCAAAGAAACCATCGTAACGGATAATAGCTGGAAAACAGGTTATGGGCCGATACTGGCTTCCAATATTTACGATGGAGAAACCTACGATGCCCGGTTAGAACGCAGTGGCTGGAACAATATTGGATTTAAAGACGCTGGCTGGAAACCTGTACAGGAGCTGACCAAGGGGTCGGAAAAACTGGTTGGGATGAGCGGACCGCAGGTAACCAAACACGAAACGTTTAAAGCCTTAAAAATATTTAGAACCCCAAAAGGTGAAACCGTGGTTGATTTCGGGCAGAACTTAGTGGGCTGGGTAATGTTAAAAGCTAAAGGTGCAGCAGGTAACAAAATTACCATTAGCCATGCTGAAGTACTAACCAAAGAAGGCAATTTTTATACCACTAACCTCCGGTCGGCCAGGCAACAGAACAATTATATTTTAAATGGCAGAACCGAACAGGTATTCGAACCACATTTTTCTTTTCAGGGCTTTAGGTACGTCAAAATAGACGGATACCCGGGTGAACTGAAGTTGGAAAACCTGACCGCAGTAGCTGTTTATTCGGACATGAAAACCAGTGGTAAATTCAGCACCTCTAATCCTTTACTAAATCAATTGCAGCATAATATTAGCTGGGGACAGAAAGGGAATTTTGTTGATGTGCCAACAGATTGTCCACAAAGAGATGAACGTTTAGGCTGGACAGGGGATGCCCAGGCATTCGCCCTAACTGCGGCATATAATATGGATGTATCGGGCTTTTTTACCAAATGGCTAAAAGATGTTTCTGCAGATCAGCTTCCGAATGGTAGTGTTCCATTTGTAATACCAAATGTGCTGAACCAAAATGATGCAGGTTCTGCAGGTTGGGCCGATGTGGCTACCATTGTGCCATGGGACATGTATGTATCCTATGGAGACAAAGGCATTTTGGAAACGCAGTATGAAAGTATGAAAAAGTGGGTTGATTATATTTCATCAGTGGCAAAAAATAACCTTTGGAATACGGGTTTCCACTTTGGCGATTGGCTGTTTTACCGGCCCAATGATGACAACGATGGACGTGCCGCAGTGACAGATAAGTATATGATTGCCCAAACATTTTACGCACACTCAACCCAGTTGCTGATAAATGCCGCAAAGGTATTGGGTAAAACAGACGACGTAAAGAAGTACAATGCGCTTTTGGAACAGATTAAAACAGCTTACATCAAAGAAAATATGACGCCAGGCGGCAAATTGGTCTCTAATACCCAAACGGCTTACGTACTGGCTTTACAGTTTGATATGCTGCCTGAAAACTTACGTGCGAAGGCTGCGCAAAGACTGGTAGATAATGTAAGGGATTATGGAAACCACCTGACTACAGGTTTTTTGGGTACACCATATCTTTGTCATGTATTGAGCCGTTTTGGACACGAAGATGTTGCTTATGACCTGTTATTGCAGGAAAGTTATCCTTCATGGCTGTATCCGGTTAAGATGGGGGCAACCACCATTTGGGAGCGCTGGGATGGCATTAAACAGGATGGATCTTTTCAAACAGCAGATATGAATTCTTTTAACCACTACGCTTATGGTGCCATTGGCGATTGGATGTATAAAAATATTGGCGGTATTAATCCCGTATCAGCGCAACCAGGTTACAAAAACATTTTAATTGCACCCAGACCAGGTGGGAAATTAACCAATGCTTCAGCAGAACTGGAAACGGTTTACGGTACGGTTAAATCATCATGGGCTATTGCAGATGGCATTTTTAAGCTGGATGTAACCGTGCCAGCCAATGCAAGTGCTACAGTTGTATTGCCAAAAGCAGATAAAAAAGAAGAAATAGGATCAGGTAACTATCATTTTGAATACAAATATTAA
- the accC gene encoding acetyl-CoA carboxylase biotin carboxylase subunit, giving the protein MPNNSKPLTPISKLLIANRGEIALRIMRSAKEMGIKTVAVFSEADRNALHVRYADEAVCIGPAPSNQSYLVGEKIIDACKLMGAEAIHPGYGFLSENANFAQMVADAGLILVGPSPQAMETMGNKLSAKAAALQYNIPMVPGTEEAIQDVNEAKQRAIEVGFPILIKAAAGGGGKGMRIVERAEDFEEQMQLAVSEATSAFGDGAVFIERYVTSPRHIEIQVLGDTHGNIVHLFERECSVQRRHQKVVEEAPSSVLTEEIRQRMGKCAVDVARSVNYTGAGTVEFILDEHLDFFFLEMNTRLQVEHPVTELITGIDLVKEQLKIASGEKLSFTQEDLKISGHAIELRVYAEDPANNFLPDIGTLHTYNTPKGNGVRVDDGFEQGMEIPIYYDPMIAKLITYGKDREEAIERMVRAIEEYDITGIETTLGFGKFVMQHEAFKTGDFDTHFVGNYFKPESLKVQDETEALIAAVIAAKLFEKKEGKLSDSFVKNSSDWRKNRLKY; this is encoded by the coding sequence ATGCCCAATAACTCCAAACCCCTAACTCCCATCTCCAAACTCTTAATCGCTAACCGTGGCGAAATTGCTTTGCGTATCATGCGCTCAGCAAAGGAAATGGGGATTAAAACCGTTGCTGTTTTTTCTGAAGCAGACCGGAATGCACTGCATGTGCGTTACGCCGATGAGGCAGTTTGTATTGGTCCGGCTCCCTCTAATCAGAGTTATTTGGTCGGTGAGAAAATTATCGATGCCTGTAAACTAATGGGTGCTGAAGCCATCCATCCGGGATATGGGTTTTTATCAGAAAATGCAAATTTTGCACAAATGGTTGCCGATGCCGGACTCATTCTGGTTGGTCCTTCACCACAAGCGATGGAAACCATGGGTAACAAATTATCTGCAAAGGCAGCAGCACTACAATATAACATTCCGATGGTTCCTGGAACGGAAGAAGCCATTCAGGATGTAAACGAGGCAAAACAACGTGCAATCGAAGTTGGTTTCCCGATATTAATCAAAGCAGCTGCAGGTGGCGGAGGTAAAGGGATGCGTATTGTAGAGCGGGCTGAAGATTTTGAAGAACAGATGCAGCTTGCCGTAAGTGAAGCTACTTCGGCATTTGGAGATGGGGCCGTTTTTATTGAACGATATGTTACTTCGCCAAGGCATATCGAAATACAGGTTTTGGGTGATACGCATGGCAATATCGTGCATCTTTTTGAACGGGAATGTTCTGTGCAGCGCCGTCACCAGAAAGTGGTAGAAGAAGCCCCCTCATCTGTTTTAACTGAAGAAATCAGACAACGGATGGGTAAATGTGCGGTAGATGTAGCCCGTTCGGTTAATTATACGGGTGCTGGTACGGTAGAGTTTATTTTAGATGAGCATCTCGATTTCTTTTTCCTGGAAATGAATACCCGCTTGCAGGTAGAGCATCCCGTAACCGAACTTATCACCGGCATAGACCTGGTGAAAGAACAGCTAAAAATTGCTTCTGGCGAAAAATTGAGCTTTACTCAGGAAGATTTAAAAATCAGTGGACACGCCATCGAACTTAGGGTTTATGCCGAAGATCCGGCCAATAATTTCCTGCCTGATATTGGTACTTTACACACCTACAATACCCCTAAAGGAAACGGCGTAAGGGTTGATGATGGCTTTGAGCAGGGTATGGAAATCCCGATTTATTATGATCCGATGATCGCTAAACTGATCACTTACGGTAAAGATAGGGAGGAGGCTATTGAGCGTATGGTCAGGGCAATTGAAGAATATGATATTACTGGGATAGAAACTACTTTGGGTTTTGGTAAATTTGTCATGCAACATGAGGCTTTTAAAACAGGTGATTTCGACACACATTTTGTAGGTAACTACTTTAAGCCAGAAAGTTTAAAGGTACAGGATGAAACGGAAGCCTTAATTGCTGCGGTTATTGCTGCAAAACTGTTTGAAAAGAAAGAGGGGAAGTTGAGTGATAGCTTTGTTAAAAATAGCTCTGATTGGAGAAAGAACAGATTGAAGTATTAA
- a CDS encoding N-acetylglucosamine kinase, with product MIVIADGGSTKTNWCLINEAGRKIYFNTEGYNPYFSKGEYIVKSLNETLPDHLEREKLTAVYYYGAGCSTPANVKIVADAMQEIFINAKIFVGHDLLASSRALLGNEPGFAAILGTGTNSCLYDGSEITMNIDSLGYFLGDEGSGSYIGKRILSDYMKGYMPKGLREAFYDNYALTNEDIFDNIYNKPLPNRFCASFSKFLYDFKDNYEDYAFATIDYAFTAFFEALVIHYPNYKDHKLNCVGSVGYSFRDILSIVADRYEMGVGKIIRSPIDDLVHYHLELAPKA from the coding sequence ATGATAGTAATTGCAGACGGCGGATCTACCAAAACAAATTGGTGTTTGATTAACGAGGCCGGCAGAAAAATTTACTTTAACACCGAAGGTTACAATCCATATTTTTCAAAAGGAGAGTACATTGTAAAGTCTTTGAATGAGACTCTTCCAGACCACTTGGAAAGAGAGAAATTGACAGCAGTTTATTACTACGGTGCCGGCTGTTCTACACCTGCAAATGTTAAGATTGTGGCTGATGCCATGCAAGAGATCTTCATTAATGCAAAAATCTTTGTAGGCCATGATTTACTTGCTTCATCCAGAGCGCTCCTTGGAAACGAACCAGGATTTGCTGCTATTTTAGGCACAGGAACAAACTCATGCCTGTATGATGGATCTGAAATTACCATGAACATCGATTCATTGGGTTATTTCCTGGGTGATGAAGGTAGCGGTTCGTATATTGGTAAACGTATTTTAAGCGATTACATGAAAGGTTACATGCCAAAAGGACTACGCGAAGCTTTTTACGATAATTATGCTTTAACCAACGAAGATATTTTCGATAACATTTACAATAAGCCATTGCCAAACCGTTTCTGCGCAAGCTTTAGTAAATTCTTATACGATTTTAAAGATAATTACGAAGATTATGCTTTTGCTACCATCGATTATGCTTTTACTGCATTTTTCGAAGCTTTGGTCATTCACTATCCCAACTACAAAGACCACAAATTGAACTGTGTAGGTTCAGTAGGTTATAGTTTCCGTGATATTTTAAGTATTGTAGCCGACCGTTACGAAATGGGGGTGGGTAAAATTATCCGCTCACCTATAGATGACCTGGTACATTATCACCTGGAGTTAGCGCCTAAGGCTTAG
- a CDS encoding low specificity L-threonine aldolase, with protein MNNRFLDFRSDTVTRPTAGMLDAMMNAKVGDDVFGEDETVHALETKLASTFNMEAGLFCPSGTMTNQIAIKCFTQPMDEVICDQTAHVYRYEIGGIAFHSGASVRLLHGERGILTPELIEPEINEDNIHYPNTSLVVLENTVNKGGGSCYTLSQIAPIHHLCNIKGLKLHLDGARIFNALTATGDKAGEYGKYFDGISVCLSKGLGAPVGSVLLGSKQMIRKARKIRKAFGGGMRQAGFLAAAGIYALDNHVTRLKDDHAHAQVLADALARAKYVKSVMPVETNIVIFEVEKGSAEKIVHNLKEKGLHCNTTSASTIRLVTHLDLSAEMIDQAIEIILHLY; from the coding sequence ATGAACAACAGATTTTTAGATTTCAGGAGTGATACGGTAACCAGACCAACTGCGGGAATGTTGGATGCGATGATGAATGCAAAAGTTGGCGATGATGTTTTTGGCGAAGATGAAACGGTGCATGCATTAGAGACAAAATTGGCCTCGACCTTTAATATGGAAGCGGGATTGTTCTGCCCATCCGGAACGATGACCAACCAGATTGCGATCAAGTGTTTTACCCAGCCCATGGACGAGGTAATCTGCGATCAGACGGCACATGTTTATCGTTATGAAATTGGGGGCATTGCTTTCCATTCCGGCGCATCGGTAAGGCTGTTGCATGGCGAACGTGGAATTTTGACTCCAGAGCTAATCGAACCTGAAATTAACGAAGATAATATCCACTATCCCAACACCAGCTTGGTTGTTTTGGAAAATACAGTAAATAAAGGTGGCGGGAGCTGTTATACCTTATCACAGATTGCGCCTATTCATCACCTTTGTAATATAAAAGGATTAAAACTGCATTTAGATGGTGCACGTATTTTTAATGCACTAACAGCCACAGGCGATAAGGCAGGAGAATATGGTAAATATTTTGATGGCATTTCAGTTTGTTTATCTAAAGGACTCGGCGCACCCGTTGGTTCGGTATTATTAGGCAGTAAACAGATGATCCGCAAAGCGCGTAAAATCAGGAAAGCTTTTGGTGGAGGCATGCGACAGGCCGGGTTTTTAGCCGCTGCTGGTATTTATGCGCTTGATAACCATGTAACACGTTTAAAGGATGATCATGCCCATGCACAGGTTTTAGCCGATGCACTGGCGAGGGCAAAGTATGTAAAATCGGTAATGCCGGTTGAAACTAACATCGTTATTTTCGAAGTAGAAAAAGGTTCGGCAGAGAAAATTGTGCATAATTTGAAAGAAAAAGGCTTGCATTGCAATACCACCAGTGCCAGCACCATTCGTTTGGTAACACATTTGGATCTGAGTGCTGAAATGATCGATCAGGCAATCGAAATAATATTACATTTGTATTAG